The window TGAATGACTATTGGCCTTAAAATAGCTAATAGATATTaggtttctttagtttgtttcctgtattgtATTTTAGACTTCAGATAACGTTAACAATGTTATGTATTATTAGTTAAATTAcctacaaaatatgtttaaatcataaatattttcgATATTTCTAACACAACAGTATTTCTGGACAGTAAATGTTAAGAACTTTAACAAAGCTGAGTTACTTTTTTCAACTTGAATATAAACAATAGAACACGTGTTTTAAGACACTGACTTTATTTCTAAACTACATAAATTGTTTCACATTTCTTGCTGTTTTTCTCtacaatattaattatgactcGGAAAGTGACAATTTAATATACATCGCTAGCTCTCTAAAACTCTACCAGCTTcatcatttagagaaaaaaatattatattaaagcaatgaatttacaatatttcaacaCTAAACATCATACATAAACATCTGTTTGGAcctataaaaatgttcaaatgcaGGCTATTGCATTATAACAATATTGAAGGCTGACTGttggataataaataaatttcaaatagaaACTCGTACTTTATTTAACAAGGTTTTCATTTGAAATATGTTGATGTCTATGCACTTTGTAGAGGGTTAGTATTTATTccataaaaatatagtatttaagATGTACGTGAAAAATTGGCTGTTTGGGTTTTGGGTTTTAAAAAACCGTTCTGGACTTTAAATATTGTCGTTTCAGAACGTAATTTCTTTTGCTAGGAGCGGTAACAGTTATAATCACTTTTTCGTCTGcttatcttttctcttttttttttgctgtcttCTTTTACACGTTCTTGTTCTAGAATGAAACATAGAATTGAAAACAATTATCGTAGAcactttacaaaaaacaaaacagtcatcTAATATTCCCGAAACTTCACAGTGAGTTATACTTAAATACTGAAGTGCTCGTGTTAGACTTACTGAATATGTATCCGTTTACTGTAAGTTTATCAcactttataaaaaattattttactcatgCTAATATAATTTTTTGGAAATATATTCTATAGAGAGCACTGTACAAATGTATATTATACACGTATATTTGGGTGTAGAAAAAAACGAAACTTCCAATGTTTCTTCTGGTTTCCTGAAGATGGTTGATATCGTTTTCATCGAAACACGGACATTGTTTAACTAAAATTTTACCATGAACTTTatgcaataaattattttataattttaaatattcaaatactcACGTGGCCCGGCacggttaaggcgctcgactagtaatcccaaggtcgcgggttcacaccaaacatgctcgctctttcagcccgggagcgttataatgtgacggtcaatctcactattcgttggtaaaagagtagtccaagagttggcggtgggtggtgatgactagctgctttccctctagtcttacactggtaaattaggaacggctaacgcaaataaccctctagtagctttgcgcgaaattaaaaacaaacaaacaatactcactTATTTTACGAAACCACTGCGCAAGGATGGtcataaaatatactgaaaagtTAACCGTTAGTTTTTTGGAAGAAACTTAATCTTCGCGCTGAATATCAATAAAAGCAGGTGAAAACTCCAGATATACTattgacacacacacataaacagtatACCCACTATCAAATGGAGGAAATAAAACACACTGTTTATCAAAAGACTGACGTCTAAGTTCGAGAGGATTCAGTTGTAAGTATACTTTGCAAATAACGAACAATCAACTGCTAATAACTAaacttaaattacaatattaaagaagaaaaaactattataattcaCGAACCTttagaaacaataataagttgttgttttttttaaatttcgcgcaaagctactcgagagctatctgtgttagccgtccctaatttagcagtgtaagactagagggaaggcagctagtcaccacccatgaccaactcttgggctactcttttaccatcgaatagtaggattgaccgtaatattataacgcccccacggctgaaagggcgaacatgtttgatgcgacggggattcgaacccgcaaccctcagattacgagtcgaacgccatgacctacctggccatgccgggcctaatacaTTAATTGAAACCTACattcattgttttcatttttgcCTTTTTTGGATGGTAAATAGTTCTTCCGTTTCACATCGATGCCTTTTAGATTTTTGTATGTATCCTTTTTCAATCAAACTGTAGGCAGTGTCCAGAACTGTCTGGGAGAGGTCACGAGGAGTGACACCGATTATTTCTCTCATCTGAAAGATTAGAATTGGAGAATGTTTGAATTTCTTCCAGCGTTATGGGATGTAACGGAAAACGAACTGAAAATATCAGAGTTACAATTATTTTGTAATCAcgcaatatatttttacattagcTTTTCTCATGcaatttccaaattaaaaaaaggaTCTTTAGACCCGTTAGAATTATGTGATAATGAATATCTATTTCACATTTCTCTTTCTTTCAAGTTAATAGGACATTGGTCgtaatgatttgttttgaatattgcgcaaagATACTTGAGAGTTGTGTGCGCTAGTTATCCATAGTTTAACAGTGAAAGAATAGTCACcgccacccacagtcaactcttgggctatccttttactcacgaataatggaattaaccgccacattataacacacccacgcctgaaaggacgagcatgcttaataggacgaagattcaaacccatgactttAAGAGtgcaagtcaagtgccttaaccaactgccCATACCAGACCTCACTGATCATACATTAGTTCACATTATGTAGTTAATATATTCTATTTCGATACTCTAGTTTAAgaaaaatactaatttattatCACCGAGACAATACCATCTTTCAGAAACTACCGAGAATATCAAACCTACacgttcagaaaaaaaacaaaaacacaccccAACAACAAACAAGTTCGTTGTATTGATTAGGCATGTATTAAGTTAATTCtttattggttttatatttttagtttaatgatGAAGATagaaacaaagtgttttattaactttctAACGCTTCGCATGCCTAcgtacaaacaaaaaatagttgGATGTCATTCTACAAATCGAAAAGGGCACAGAAAGCTGAAgttgtggcccagcatggccaggtgggttaaggcttcgactcgtaatctgaaggttgcaggttcaaatttccgtcgcaccaaataagctcgttctttcagtcgtgggggcgttacaatgtgacgatcaatcccactattcgttggtaaaagagtagcccaagagttggcggtggatggcgatgactagctgccttctctctagtcttaaactgctaaattagggacggctagcgcagataaccctcgagtagctttgcgcgaaattaaaaacaaataaaaaatgctaACGTTGTGGTTGTTTCAAGAAGAGACTCCAGAAgatcattatattaaaaacaaataaaaaagctaACGTTGTGGTTGTTTCAAGAAGAGACTCCAGAAggtcattaaattaaaaacaaataaaaaagctaACGTTGTGGTTGTTTCAAGAAGAGACTCCAGAagttcattaaattaaaaacaaataaaaaagctaCCGTTGTGGTTGTTTCAAGAAGAGACTCCAGAAgatcattaaattaaaaacaaataaaaaagctaACGTTGTGGTTGTTTCAAGAAGAGACTCCAGAAAGTCATTAAATTTCCGTTAATATATTTAGTTGCGAAAGAAAAAGTTACTTCAATTTCATTACCTTTACATTCTTTATGACTGAGGTTAGTCCCACAGAAGGACAACGGTAAGCatacggacttataacactaaaatccgggggtTTGTTATCTGGGGTAAACCTAGCAAATATCCCAACGTGACTTTGCTATAGAACAGATTGAGTGAGGTAATTTTGTTGTTACTAATAGCACTTTATTTCTTCTACAAACATCAGAGGTCAGCCATGCTTTACCataatagaaaacaatttttttcttttcttacccTTTTATTGTCGTAAGAGCATTCCCTTCCAATTCGCCTAATCATCATATTATCCGATCTTTCGAAAAAACTGCTTAGCCACGTCACGAACAGAGGAGCTACAACAGTAGGTATATGGTAACCTGTCGAACGATGAAGAAATGCATTGATGCTTTGaacttactgaaaaaaatattatattcttagaTATAAAAGATTATTGAATTACTAAGCCTTATGTTTTTTACACTGACTATAAACGTGAACCAtttcaaatctacacaatgggttggTTATCTGTGATCTACCCACCATGAGCATCAAAACTCGATTGCTAGCGTTGCAGGTCCGCATTCCAAGTACTAGAAACGATGGtttgcaatataaaaatatatctttgagAAAATATTAGAATGGCCATATATTTGATAAGTAGTAaagattaataatacatttactaGTCTTAACAGGACATGGACTAATTGTTGTCTTCTGAGAATTTATGGTTCGCGTCCCATTGTTTTGCAATTTGAAGCTGTATGTGTACTGttcgatcagacaagagtagTCTAAAAGTCGACGGTGTGTActattgactaactgcctttcttttagtgtaccagtttaaaattagatatggctagagcagagagccattatgtagctttgtgcgaaaatcctAAACAAACGAAGTAAACATAATTCGCccattcttgtgtgtgtgtgtttttcttatagcaaagccacattgaataTCTGtagagcccaccgagtggaatcgaacccctgattttaacgttgtaaatacgtaggcttactgctgtactagcgggggtcccATTTTTGTATTTCTATTAATACAAGTCATCAACTCCTTTTACATATTCTAATCATTATCTGATATGATAATTTATAGTTGAACTATTAAAGTCCTAATAAGTATTAAAATTGAACCTCCTTCTAGCGTACATGTGTGATATTGTGGTCTTTGTGTAAGTAAGGTATAACAGCATATTTCGttaggaaataaggaagtaaaatGTAATGCATTGCTTTCTTCAGAATAGACTGCTATATAATTGGAATTTCTATTATATTCTCTTAAGGATCAACTCAAAATGTTAGGAAGAGACGTTCTattaaaaatctattttaaaaaaatacgaaTCCCTAGATCACGAGTTATTTCGGAAGATGGGCCTTTCTTCATCAGAAGCAGACTGATAAGGAAAGGTCCACCCTGAGAAAGAGTTATGGTTATGAAGTTTTGAATTTTTGTCTTCGTTCgagtttaaaatatcaatttctttGTAACATCGTTCTCAGACACTTCTATCAACTACATTCAGCATAGGTTTGTAcgtaaattacactatgtaacaaaagttttactttttcttgttcctgggcagaaagtgctattttccaattgcttatgcctaaagtaaatgggaaagacctattttttctcttcaaactttgcttttgtgacctgggagcgtataacaaaaacatgatggaagactatatttcgGGGCTGagatgtgaaagtgatttatattacagtcgcaaatctcgaaaaactactcacttctaaacatttttgttcatttttatataactttagtataaatacatgtaaatcttgattcatatgttgtgcaaatttgcctgtttttacatagaaaataggttaatttctaaatttcattatccaggtcacaaacgcaaagtttgaagagaataatggtcattttctgtacttttacaacataagcaattaagaaataacacatactatctaggaacaaaatttgtgttgcatagtgttatttgtgttacattgtgttattattCTATGACATGATTCTAAGATTTAACTTGTGATACTTCTATCACCTTTAGGTTTAAACTCGGTAGCTAAAATGTGACCGATGTCCTTCCACCAAATAGATTCTGAACACACAATATGGCGATGCGTGGCTGCTGATGGGAGGGTCATGACCTTTAGATGAGCTTGTGCCACATCTCGGACATCAGAAACACAAAAATGCACCTTGGGAATCAACTGAAATGGCCCCTCGAATAATTTTTGCACGATCTGAAAGATGTgtgagaaaggaaaaaaaaactcaatttttttcaTAGTTGGTCGCATATTTTCTTCTATCTGCTAAAAGAGTCATACACCTGTGGTTAATATTATCAtaagtattaaattatattttggtgtTTCATTACTCATACTCGTTGTAAATATCATCAAGAAAAAACGAAACCGTGTGTAATGTTTATCACGAAAGACGCTAAGCAAACTGAGATTCATGATGCTGCTGATAGAGTTTCTTATTATGAAATGCTGTAGCGATGACGAAAGTTAATTATTCTATGGTAGACAAACAGGGGTTATTATGGGGCACATTCCTCTAGCTCTGTTACATTACGTCGCAAGTTTTACTTCTTATTATGAAATGctgtaacaaacaataatattatcatTTACCTCTAAGTTCCTGCTGGGGAAGTCACACACCAAGGGACCCAAAACCAGACCTGGGTTGATAACAGCAAGTTCGaacttctttttttctgtaaattatatttggtaaaatcaaacttttgtttaattattacacTCACGTAGTGTAAAGTGGTATAGAGTTTGTATGTTGTCTTTAATGTCCGTGCATCTGGACAATAGCCTTTCAGTGTAAACTACTCCTTCATAAGGCTCTCATGTTCAGAGCACACATTGTTACGCTTAACTACACTTTAAACCtttttaacaaaacacatagtGTAAAGTGGAATAAAGTTTTTACGTTTTTCAGGTAACATATATTTTGGAAAATTCAGAAAATGTTAGGCTCTTTTTAAAACTATCTATCGTCTGCTTAATTACCTTGAAATAATTAATTgacatatatttttgtgtgtattaaaaGAGATAAGATGATTTCTACAGTATTTCGTATTGCAGaagtatagtaaaatatataattcaatgccttaaaataactgtttttaatttaagttaaaaGATATTTCATGTTAAGTCCACTCAGTTTCCCTTCTAGCACACAACACATTAGTTACTCTGCTGTTTGGGGCCTTACATTTGTTAAGATcactggtgtttctatataaagaGGGTTAAGTAAGATCTGCCAAAACTACATCCAATCATGTTGTCTTTGATGTCCGTGCATCTGGACAATAGCCTTTCAGCGTAGTTTTCACTGCAAAATACTCCTTCACAAGGCTCTCATGTTCAAAGCACACCCCTTAACAGTGCATGCTTTTCATTAGTCACTTAGAGTACCTCGCTTTCTTTTCAACAGTCCGActgcaataaaataaaataaaagtgttaagaaCTACATCTGGTGACTTTACTGTGTATAGCATAGCATGCATATCTCAAGACGACGAGAAGCCCACATGAAGTAATTATAAACTATTCTCGTTTCCAGGTACCTcttcaatattttacataatgtTGTTGGGAGCATGTGGATGACTTTGCTAGTAATCTCTGTGCTCATAAATTCTCATTTGTTATAAGTTGCCACATGCTGCTTACCATGACTAAGAAATGACTTGTTGTAGGTCTTTTACTGGGTTGTGCTGGTACTCCAAACTGGTAATTATTATCCACTCCTGGTATAATTgtactttaatgtgtttttagaAGTAAAgacttgaaataattaattatacgtTAGAATGTTGTATTATAGAAACTTACAGTAAGTATAGGTTATGGTGTTTTGTTAAAAAGGTTTAAAGTGTAGTTATACGTATCAATGTTTCATTACATAAATACACAGTACTTACACATTAGTATGTCTTATTATAACGACACATTGTAATTACTTGCTAGTATGAATTGTtgtaagaacaaaaagaaaatatgtttttaaccaTAAAAATATTCTTGAGAGTTATTGCTTGCGAATTTTGTTGATACTGTTCTGTCAACAAACAAGACGTAAAGTGTTTTGAAAGATGTTAGATATTATAATATCAATATAGTTTTAGGGCTACATCATATTGTTATGACGACTGTACTTCTGTCTTTTTTTAAAATGACCGAGTTCTAGttactatcaggtcatcccttaagtaatgtcaggttttaggttcagaaaaagagaaaggatttcaaatgcttttaatgttatttaatcaataatgtatgttccattattattaattacttcctgccaataattcacaaacttctgaatgccactCCTTTAAAATTCTTGGGGCTTGCAGGAAAacaatgtagagagggtagttttgacatcttcattgttccaagttcttttctaacaagatagttctgcaaacttcggaacagATGATAACCAGATGGGGTaatgtctggagaataaggaggatgtggaagtttctccCAGTCTACCTCTtgaatctttgcagatgtgatccttgttgtatggggctgtgcattatcctggtgtaacacaacacttttatgattgatcaaagtaggcctcttttctttcagtgcaacattcaagcgttcTAACTCTTGACAGTAGAAGTTGGACATAAtctttacattgagtggcagcaactcaaaatggatcacaacaacaatatcccaccaagcgcttaacaagactttcctagggcgGTGGTCAATTTTGGACTGTTTTTAGCCAGTTTACATTGTTTctggcacttaacattttttataatatatcaatttttcatctccagtcattaaCGTGTCTAAAAAAGGTGAGTTACTCTCAAGAGAGTTcagaaaagtgcaaatgtccactatcgctctaagattggcttctgtcaagtcatgggggatccattttccaagttttgacacctttccaagctgttgcagatgacgtgaactgttgaatgggttgaatgaagcttctgtgttagtttttcaactgttacagcccaaccttcatcaagtgcagccaacagcaagtcatcattaaactcaacaggacgacctgaacgtggcgcatcacttgaGCTGTAGTCACCTaatttgaacttctgaaaccaccttcgacattttctttcattgagagtcTCCttaccataaacaccttgaatgtttcgtgtagttccTGCCATactattgtcttttttttaatctcataaagcattatatgcctaatgtgctcctcagacacatccatcttcataaaggtttatttaattaatgatctgaaaaagtggggTTAGG of the Tachypleus tridentatus isolate NWPU-2018 chromosome 13, ASM421037v1, whole genome shotgun sequence genome contains:
- the LOC143239145 gene encoding uncharacterized protein LOC143239145 isoform X1 produces the protein MATNSLSVLVTKGIGFIASHVITVLLEDGYRVRATVTNSQEESQLRSLCPESHFNLETVEVGLYQDHGWESAVKGCRYVIHDATNVLEFASLNNDYPKLNVQCTKRILQACADDGGVKRVVLTSSLSAIHDHSSTEPTFMGEEKKYLYNEADWSHVESPGLEIGAKTITLVERAAWDFVRELPEKKKFELAVINPGLVLGPLVCDFPSRNLEIVQKLFEGPFQLIPKVHFCVSDVRDVAQAHLKVMTLPSAATHRHIVCSESIWWKDIGHILATEFKPKGYHIPTVVAPLFVTWLSSFFERSDNMMIRRIGRECSYDNKRMREIIGVTPRDLSQTVLDTAYSLIEKGYIQKSKRHRCETEELFTIQKRQK